The following is a genomic window from Geobacillus subterraneus.
CGTCCCGTTCCAATCCGGGTACAAGTCGGTGCGGCGGTCGCGCCATGTCGTGACCGACCCTTTTTCCCGCACTTTGCGAAGAAGCGACAAGTCAAGGTCAGCGGTAATGATCATGTCGCCGTTGATCTCACCGGCAGCGAGCACGCCGCCGGGCGGGAACGGAATATCGTTTGGCGTGATGACGGCCGCCTGGCCGAAGTTGGCGCGCATAAAGTCAACCGTCGGAAGCGAGCCGACCGTGCCGGTCGTGACGACATACACTTCGTTCTCGACCGCTCGCGCGTGGCAACAATACCTCACGCGGTAAAACCCGTGCCGGTCGTCGGTGCATGACGGACAGAAGATGACGTCAGCCCCTTTGGCGCGCGCCATGCGGACGATTTCCGGGAACTCGATGTCATAGCACGTCAGCACGGCAATCGTCGCTTTGTCCGTTTCAAAGACGTGAAGCCCGTCACCCGGGGCGATGTTCCACTCGTTTACTTCCGTCGGGGTGATGTGCAGTTTGGCCTGCCGATGGACGTGTCCGTCCGGTGTAAAGAGATGGGCGGTATTATACAGTTTGCCGTCTTGGCGGATGACATGCGTGCCGCCGATCAAATACATGCCCGTATCCTTGGCGAGTGACGTAAACAGCTCTGTGTACATTTCTGTATAACTCGGCAGGTCGTCAATCGTCGCTTGCCGCCCACCCTCAAGCGGAATGGAAAGCAATTGCGTCGTGAAAAACTCCGGAAACAACACAAACTCGGCATCAAACTCTTGCGCCGTTTTCACGTAATGCGTCACTTGCGCCGCAAACTCATCAAACGAACGGACCGTATGAAGATGATATTGCACAGCCGAAACGCGCAATGGCGGAACTCTCCTTTCTGCTTCTGTCATGGCGTATCGTCTCCATTTTACCATGGGGAAGCTTGTTTGTCGCTTTCCGATTTTCGAATCGCAGCAGGCTTTGTCCCAACTATACATATGCAAGATGAAGAGTTAACCTCTCGCATCATCCTGCAACCCTAATAGCAATTGCTCCAAAGATCCGGTAGATGCCATCTGCAAACTAGGTTGCAGGGTCAGAAGTTCTGTGCAGGCAAGGACAAATGTTGGTTTTTCAATGCGCATGTATATAGTAAAAAGCATGGGGGTTTAACATGAACAGCGAGGGCGTCGATTGGACAACTTGACAGCAGGACGCTTTCCCTGCTGAAAAAAGACAAGGCCGAAGCCTTGCCTATTGTTCCCCGTAGCGGCGGTAAGCGCCGTGATGCGTCGGGCCGACGTATTCGTTTAACGGGAACGAATGGCGAATGGCAGCGGTGATGAATGCTTTAGCGGTGGCGATGGCGTCCTTAACCGGGCGGCCTTTCGCCAGTTCGGCAGCGATGGCGGCTGAGAACGTGCAGCCAGCCCCGTGCGTGTACGCCGTTTCAATTCGTTCCGATTCAAGCAGTTCGAACGTTTTGCCGTCATAGAGGACGTCGACCGCGTAGTCGTGCGGAATTTTCCGCCCGCCTTTGACAATGACATATGGCGCTCCGAACTCATGAATGCGTCCGGCCGCCTCTTTCATGTCCTCAACCGTTTCAATGCGCGTCAAACCGGACAATTGCGCCGCTTCAAACAAGTTCGGCGTCACGACCGTCGCTTTTGGCACGAGCGTTTCACGATAGCACACCGTATTTTCCGGGTGAAGCGGCTCGTCGGCCCCTTTGCATACCATCACCGGGTCGACGACCGCGTTTTTCAATCCATGTTTTTCAATGGTGCGCGCCGCCAATTCAATGATATCGGTTGTCGGAAGCATGCCTGTTTTTAAGGCATCAATCCCGACGCCGACGATGATCGTCTCCAGCTGGGCCTCGATCGTCGCCAAGTCTACCGGGAAGACTTGATGCGCCCAACGGTTGTGCGGATCCATGGCGACGATTGTCGTGATCGCCGTCATGCCGTATACGCCAAGCTCTTGGAATGTTTTCAGGTCCGCCTGCAGCCCGGCGCCGCCGCTGCTGTCCGAGCCGGCGATCGTCAATGCTTTTGGCATCGTCATCGTCATCACTCCTTTGTTCTACAAGATTATACCATGAAGCCGCCCTCAAGGACGAAATAGTTGTTCTACATCAACAGAAAAACCGTCAAGCGCGCGCGAACATGCCATGCCGGTTTCTTTCCAGACGCCGGCTTGTTCATATTGTCCATTGTCATTGAGCGAGTAGATTTGCACAACACGATGCATGGGGTTCACGATCCAGTATTCATAGACTCCGTATTGCATATACAAATTCAATTTGAACACGAGATCGTACGCCTGGTTGGAAGGGCTTAAAATCTCGATGATCAGCGTTGGGACGCCGACAAATTTTGTATCCGTTAATCCACTTCGATCACAGATCACGGTTAAATCAGGGACGACAATTTTCTTGCCTTCGATTCGTTCGTTCTTTAGTTCGATATCAAACGGGGCATGAAACACTTCACACGGCTTTCCTTCTAAAAAATGGAACAGTTGGACGTGCAGCCGTCCCGATATGCGTTGGTGCTGGGTCGAAGGGGAGGGAGACATCAACACAGCGCCATCAATGTATTCTAAAACGCGGTCGGTTGTTTCCCGCATGCGATAAAATTCTTCAAGCGATACCGCCTGTTTTCCCGGAACGTTCACGAAATCACCTTCTTTCCAGCTTTCTATTTTCATTATACACTGGCCGCTTTGCCGAACGAAAATGATTTGGCACAACGCAACGGGTGACATACTCCCGCCACCTACGTTCACTTGGAGAAATGGGGGCCTTGTCGGTTTAGGATGATAAAAAAAAGCCGCCCGCATAGGGCGGCCATTTCTGGCAGTGAATGGGCAGCGATGAACATGCGGCCGACCGCGCGCGTTGCCGGCCGCGTCAATCAGCGGTTAGTTGGCGGCCAATGTTTTGCCGAGCGCTTCACGGGCCGGGACATAGCGGTAGCCGAGGTCGCGGGCGACCGCTTCGTACGTGATCTCGCCGTTGGCGACGTTGACGCCAAGCTCGAGCGCCGGGTTGTCTGCAATGGCTTGGGTGACGCCTTTATTAGCGATTTGCAAGGCATACGGCATCGTGACGTTCGTCAAGGCGATCGTCGATGTGCGCGGAACAGCGCCCGGCATGTTGGCGACCGCATAATGGACGACACCATGTTTCACGTAGGTCGGGTCATCATGTGTCGTGACGTGGTCGCTCGTTTCGACGATGCCGCCTTGGTCGATGGCGACATCGACAATGACTGACCCCGGTTTCATTGCTTTCACCATATCCTCAGTGACTAGTTTTGGCGCCCGTGCGCCCGGGATGAGAACCGCACCGATGACAAGGTCAGCCTCGGCGACAGCTTCAGCGATGTTCATTGGGTTGGACATGAGTGTTGTAATTTGATGGCCGAAAATGTCGTCAAGCTCACGGAGACGATCAGCGTTCAAGTCGATGATCGTCACGTCCGCGCCAAGGCCGACCGCGACCTTCGCTGCATTCGTGCCGACGACCCCGCCGCCGATGATCGCGACTTTGCCGCGGGCAACGCCAGGGACGCCGCCAAGCAAAATGCCTTTGCCTCCGTACGGTTTTTCCAAAAATTGCGCCCCGATTTGCGCAGCCATCCGCCCGGCGACTTCGCTCATCGGCGTGAGCAGCGGCAACGTGCGGCCGACTTGCACCGTCTCATAAGCGATGGCGATGACGCCGCTTTCTTTTAAGGCGCGCGCCAACTCTGGCTCTGCCGCCAAATGCAAATAGGTGAACAAAATAAGACCCGGACGGAAATAGCCGTATTCACTTGGCTGCGGCTCTTTGACTTTCATGATCATATCAGCCTGCGCCCAAACGTCTTCGGCGCGTTCGATGATTCGCGCCCCGGCACGGGCGTAATCATCATCATTGAAACCGCTTCCAATCCCTGCCTCTTTCTCAATGAGTACCGTATGTCCTGCCTGAACGAACGACAATACGCCCGCGGGCGTAATGGCGACACGGTTTTCGTTATTTTTAATTTCCTTTGGCACTCCAATAATCATGAATATCGTTCCTCCTCATCAAAAGTAGCCTTACTTATAGTATAAAAGAGAAGGAACAGGCCGGGCATTGTTCAAAAAAGAGAAAGAAGCGCACGGTTTTTGTGGATTTTCACAAATTAGTTGTGCGCTTCATATTTTGCTAATTTAATATCGATATATAATTTGATTTTCTGATTCATGTCATGGAGATCGAGCTCGGCGATGTCAGCGATTCTCTTCAGCCGGTAGGCGAGCGTGTTCGGATGAACGTTGAGAGCGTCGGCAGTTTCTTGTACGTTTTCATTATGATCAAAAAATGTTTCGAACGTTTTCACTAAGTCGCTATGATGCCTTTGATCGTACATGTGCAGCTTGGCCAAAGCGGGGTTGGTCCATTCCCCTTGCCGCTTTTGTTCAAGCAGAAAATCAAAAAACTGATAAATGCCGAGCTGGGCGTAGCCGTAAACGGCCTTTATTTCGCTGCCGAATTTTTCTTTCAGCGCCAGCACAGCGAGCGCTTCGCGATAGCTTTTTTCGATCAGCCGATATGACTCGTACACGCCGCCGAATCCGCTTTGCACATCGTGAATATGAAACCGCTCCTTCATTTTTGCGGAAAATGACTCGATGAATGCGTTCAGTTCTTTTAACGGCTGGTCCGTTTTCGGCGCCGCCAGCAAAATGACGTCACGGCCGTCGGTCGTATAAAGGAGGAGCGAAAGTTGTTGGGTCGTTTGCAACAGGTAGGAAATTTGCCGTTCCATTTCAGCGGTCAAATCGGCCGCAAAACGGAAGACAACGACAGCAAACTGCGGCGCTGCCGTAATTTGCATCGCGGCAAGATGGGCGCGGATTTCGTCTTCGGTCGCGATATGGCCGGTGAGCAGTTTCCAAAACAGCTCTTGCACCCGCTCCTCTTTTTTGTTTTTGCGCATATACAGCTGCAGCACTTTGTTTTTCGCCGCTTTGGCCGCCAGCTTCAGCCATTCCATCTCCTCAGGGGAGAGCGTCCGGTTCGTTTCGAGCACCCAAATGAAGCCGATCACTTCATCGTTTTTCCAAATAGAGACGGCGACACGGCTGCCGAGGCCGACATCTTCAATGGGCGGCACGCGCACCGGCTCGCGGCTTTTCAGCAGCGCGGGGATGGCGCCTTGCTTCCATAAGCTGTTGATCACTTTTTCCGGCACGCGCCGGCTAATGATCGTCGCCGTCCGCGCCGGGTCGGTGTAATCGTCATGGGCGCTGTAGGCGATCAGCCGATGATTGGCGTCCTCGATCGTCACCGGACAGCGCAGCACATCGCTGACGCGGTCGGCAAACTCTTCAAGGCTGTCAAACTCGCCGCGGAACGGGTCAGTATACGAGGGCATATTTGCTTTCCCCCTAACGTTCGTTATTAGAGAATATAAAGATATTCGTTTTCAAGTTGTGGCTAGCAGGCATATATGACTAGACATTGTTTTACCAACTATATAACGGTTTCATCATAACTTATGCATCGTCAGCTGTAAATCAGCACGTATGGGTATATTTTGAGATGACTGAACATGTTGCTGTTTAAACGAGGGCAAGCGCCTAAGGTTTGTAGCAGCTTCCCACTTTCCTTGCGCCATATCTGTGAAATGGTGAGGCAATGTATTATGTTTTGTTTCGGGGTGAGGGAACTGTCTATCCTGCACGGGAATTCAATGTTTCAAAATATTATATAACTTCATAATATGCTAAATTTTCATTGACAGAAAGAAGATATGTCAAATAAAATGGACTTAAAGTATATCTGTCGACAGTCGACAAAGTAGGTGAAGGCAAATGAGTCAAGCTCAACCGGACCGATCCGCTCCCTTTTACGAGCAAATTTATCATTTGCTGCGCAAGAAAATTCTTCAAGGAGAATTCAAACCCGGACAACGTATTTACGAAGCAAAGCTGGCCAGAGAATTAAATGTAAGTAGAAGTCCGGTGCGTGAGGCTGTAAGGGCGCTTGAAAAAGAGGGATTACTCCAAATTGATCATAAATCGCGGATCACCGTATACGAACCGACGATGAGGAATGTGGAGGAGATTTATCAATGCCGCATGTCCCTTGAATCGTTGGCTGTTAAACTGGCTTGTGAACGGCTGTCTGCCTCTCAATTGGACGAGATTGAAGAAGTGCTCCGCCAAACAGAACAAAGCATTATAATCGGTGACCTTGAATCCGTGATTGCATTCAATGTCCAGTTTCACGATTTTATTGTTTTGTTCAGTGGTAATAGCGAGCTAGGCAAGTTGTTAGGAGGACTTAGGTCGCTAACGTACTATTATCGGACGCTGAACGTGTACGGGCCAGGGAGGGCAAACCAAATTTTAGAGGAACACAAGCAAATTTTTTCTAAAATGAAAGAACGAAAAGCGGATGAAGCGGCAGAAACAATGAAAGTGCATATTCAACATGACTTGCTTCACTTAAAGAACCTGTTAACAAAGGAAAGCCAACAAGCAAGGGGGAAGAAGCCTTGAAAAAGTGGGAAATCGCCGTCATTCCAGGCGACGGCATCGGCAAGGAAGTCGTGCCAGCAGCGCTTGACGTGCTGCAGGCGGTCGCCGATGTGCATGGGGGAATAGCGTTTTCGTTCATCGAATTTTCGTGGAGCTGCGACTACTATGTTGAACACGGCCAAATGATGCCGGATGACGGGTTATCGACTTTGCGAAATTTTGATGCGATTTTTCTCGGAGCGGTCGGCAATCCGAAGCTTGTCCCTGATCATATTTCATTATGGGGATTGCTGTTAAAAATCCGCCGCGAATTTGAACAAGTGATCAACATTCGTCCGGCAAAATATTTCCGCGGCTTATCCTCGCCGCTGGCCGAGCCGCGCGACTTTGATTTCATCGTCGTCCGCGAAAACAGCGAAGGGGAATATAGCGAAGTCGGCGGGCGCATCCATCGTGGAGACGATGAAATCGCCATCCAAAATGCCGTGTTTACCCGTAAAGGAACGGAGCGGGCGATGCGTTACGCGTTTGAACTGGCCCGAAAGCGGAAAGGGCATGTGACGAGCGCGACGAAATCGAATGGCATTTTCCATACGATGCCGTTTTGGGACGAAGTGTTCGCCGACGTCAAGCGCGACTACCCGGATGTCGCGACCGCGTCGTACCATATTGACGCGTTAGCCGCCTTTTTCGTCACAAGGCCGCATACGTTTGACGTCGTTGTCGCGAGCAACTTGTTCGGGGACATTTTGACTGACCTTGGCGGCGCCATTATGGGCAGCATCGGCATCGCCCCGGCGGCGAACATTAACGTCAACGGCAACTATCCATCGATGTTTGAGCCGGTACACGGCTCGGCGCCGGACATTTACGGCAAAGGCATCGCCAATCCGATCGGACAAATTTGGACGGCGAAACTCATGCTTGACCATTTCGGTGAAGAAGAGCTCGGCGCTCTGTTGTTAAGAGTAGTGGAGGACGTCACCGCTGATGGTGTCAAAACGCCGGATCTTGGCGGCACGGCGGCGACGAAGGAAGTGGCCGCGGAAATTTGCCGGCGCTTGCGTGAGCACGCTTGATCGATCGGGGAGCGAGCGGCGCGGTTTGCAGTTTTCTTCCATTCGGGTATACTTGTTGTCGGAAGAACTGAAAAGAAAGGATGACACACCTTGTTCAAAAAATGGTTTGGCAAACAACCACCGAAGGAAGAAACGATCGTTGCGCCGCTGAGTGGAACAATCGTGCCGCTTGAGGACGTGCCTGACCCGGTGTTTGCACAAAAAATGATGGGCGACGGCATCGCCATTGACCCGACGGACGGGGACGTCGTCGCTCCGGTGGATGGCGAAATCATTCAGCTCTTTCCGACGAAACACGCCATTGGCTTGCGCTCGGAAGCAGGGGTTGAGCTGCTGATTCACGTTGGCATCGACACCGTATCGATGAACGGGGAAGGATTTACCGCCTATGTGAAGGCCGGCGACCGGGTGAAGCGGGGCGAGCGGCTCCTTTCTGTTGATTTGTCTCTCGTCCGCGACAAGGCCAAAAGCGCGGTGACGCCGATCATCATTACGAACGGCGACGCCCTTGCCTACCTCGAGAAAAAAGCCGAAGCCTCGGCGACCAAAGGGGAGACGATCCTGTTGCATGTCCAAACGAAATGAGAGCGGCAGGGGGAGCATATGGCGTTTCGGATCCATAGGATTTTAAACAATAACGCCGCTGTCGTGATCGACGAGGGCAAGGAGAAAATCGTGATGGGTCCGGGGATTGCGTTTCAAAAACGGAAAAATGACCTTATCTCTCCGGACCGTATTGAAAAAATTTTCGTCATGGAAGAAGAAAATGAAAGGTTCCAGCAGTTGCTTCGCACGCTGCCAGAGGAACATATCGATATTGCCGAAGAAATTATCAGCTATGCGGAAGGAAAGCTGCAAGCGCCGCTGAGCGACCATATCCATATCGCACTGACCGACCATTTGTCATTTGCCATTGAGCGGCTAAAGCAAGGCTACCGCATTCAAAACAAATTGCTTGGTGAAATTAAGGTGTTATATAAAGCGGAGTATGACATCGGGTTATGGGCGAAACAGCTGATCAAAGAGCGGCTCGGCATCGAGGTCCCTGATGATGAAGCCGCCCATATCGCCTTGCATATCCATACCGCGAAAATGGACGCCGCCAGCATGAACAAAACGCTGCGGGAGACGACGCTTATTCATGAACTCGTTGATCTCATCCAAACAGAGCTCGGCATATCGATCGATGAGGAAAGCATTTCGTACCAACGGCTGCTCACCCATTTGCGGTTTGCCTTAAGCCGCATTGAAAACGGGGAGTCGATTCATTCGATGGATGAGGAGATGCTTGCGCTCATTCAGACGAAATATGCGAGCGAGTGGGCGTGTGCGCAAAAAGCGGCGGAATATGCGGAAAAAGAATATGGCATTCGCTTTCCGGAAGAGGAACTCGCCTATATTGCGCTGCATATTCAACGGTTGAGAAAGCGTTGACAAAAACAGCGGGTTGTCTTATAATGCAAAACAGACAACGAAATATTGTGGGATTGTAACTGCTTCGAGCAGGCAAGACCTAAAACGTATGAAGGGGACGGCAGACGGATCATGCCGTCAGATCATCCTTTGTATGTTTTAGGTCTTTTTTGTTTTTTATCATCATCAAGAAGGAGAGGAGTTCACCAATGAACTACGAACACATTGCCAGACAGCTCATCCCGCTCCTTGGTGGGAAAGAAAACATCATTAGCGCGACCCATTGCGCGACACGGCTTCGGCTTGTTTTAAAAGATGATCAAAAGGCTGATGCAAAGGCCATTGAAAACGTCGAAGGAGTAAAAGGAGCGTTTTCCAGCTCCGGACAGTTTCAAATTATTTTTGGCACCGGTGTGGTCAATAAAGTGTACGAGGCGTTCGCCCGGGAAGCAGGAGTGCCGCAGGGCGGTGCCGATGTGCATCAAGAAGCCATCAAGCGAAAAATGAATCCGCTCGCCCGCTTTGCGAAAACGTTGTCGAACATTTTCGTACCAATCATCCCGGCGATCGTCGCGAGCGGTCTGCTTATGGGATTGCTCGGGATGATGAAAGCATTCAAGTGGGTGGCGGCGGACAGCGCCCTGTATATTTTGCTTGATATGTTCTCCAGTGCAGCGTTTATCATTTTGCCGATTTTAATCGGCTTCAGCGCGGCGAAAGAATTTGGCGGCACACCGTTTTTAGGGGCGGTCATCGGCGGGATTATGACCCACCCGGCGCTATTGAACCCGTGGGGACTGGCGGAAGCGAAGCCGAATTATATGGAATTTCTCGGCTTTGATATTGCCATGGTCGGGTATCAAGGGACAGTGGTACCGATTTTGCTGGCGACGTATGTAATGAGCAAAATTGAGCGCGGATTGCGCAAAGTTGTTCCCGATGCCGTCAGCTTGCTTGTTGTTCCGTTTATGACCGTCATTTTGACCGGGTTTATTACGATGTTAGCCATCGGTCCGCTCGGCAATTTGCTTGGTGACGGCATTACAACCGTGTTGAACTTTGTTTACCATTATGGTGGCGCGTTAGCCGGCCTGATCTTCGGTGGGTTGTACTCGATGATCGTTATTACTGGCGTGCACCATAGCTTCCATGCGATTGAAGCGAACTTGTTGGCGAAGCTTGGCGTCAACTATTTGTTGCCGATTTGGTCGATGGCCAACGTCGCTCAAGGCGGGGCTGGTTTAGCTGTTTTCGTCAAATCGAAGCGGGCAAAAACGAAAGAAATTGCACTGCCAGCGGCCTTA
Proteins encoded in this region:
- a CDS encoding carbon-nitrogen hydrolase family protein, with protein sequence MTEAERRVPPLRVSAVQYHLHTVRSFDEFAAQVTHYVKTAQEFDAEFVLFPEFFTTQLLSIPLEGGRQATIDDLPSYTEMYTELFTSLAKDTGMYLIGGTHVIRQDGKLYNTAHLFTPDGHVHRQAKLHITPTEVNEWNIAPGDGLHVFETDKATIAVLTCYDIEFPEIVRMARAKGADVIFCPSCTDDRHGFYRVRYCCHARAVENEVYVVTTGTVGSLPTVDFMRANFGQAAVITPNDIPFPPGGVLAAGEINGDMIITADLDLSLLRKVREKGSVTTWRDRRTDLYPDWNGTA
- the pdxK gene encoding pyridoxine/pyridoxal/pyridoxamine kinase; translated protein: MTMPKALTIAGSDSSGGAGLQADLKTFQELGVYGMTAITTIVAMDPHNRWAHQVFPVDLATIEAQLETIIVGVGIDALKTGMLPTTDIIELAARTIEKHGLKNAVVDPVMVCKGADEPLHPENTVCYRETLVPKATVVTPNLFEAAQLSGLTRIETVEDMKEAAGRIHEFGAPYVIVKGGRKIPHDYAVDVLYDGKTFELLESERIETAYTHGAGCTFSAAIAAELAKGRPVKDAIATAKAFITAAIRHSFPLNEYVGPTHHGAYRRYGEQ
- a CDS encoding Uma2 family endonuclease, which produces MKIESWKEGDFVNVPGKQAVSLEEFYRMRETTDRVLEYIDGAVLMSPSPSTQHQRISGRLHVQLFHFLEGKPCEVFHAPFDIELKNERIEGKKIVVPDLTVICDRSGLTDTKFVGVPTLIIEILSPSNQAYDLVFKLNLYMQYGVYEYWIVNPMHRVVQIYSLNDNGQYEQAGVWKETGMACSRALDGFSVDVEQLFRP
- the ald gene encoding alanine dehydrogenase; this translates as MIIGVPKEIKNNENRVAITPAGVLSFVQAGHTVLIEKEAGIGSGFNDDDYARAGARIIERAEDVWAQADMIMKVKEPQPSEYGYFRPGLILFTYLHLAAEPELARALKESGVIAIAYETVQVGRTLPLLTPMSEVAGRMAAQIGAQFLEKPYGGKGILLGGVPGVARGKVAIIGGGVVGTNAAKVAVGLGADVTIIDLNADRLRELDDIFGHQITTLMSNPMNIAEAVAEADLVIGAVLIPGARAPKLVTEDMVKAMKPGSVIVDVAIDQGGIVETSDHVTTHDDPTYVKHGVVHYAVANMPGAVPRTSTIALTNVTMPYALQIANKGVTQAIADNPALELGVNVANGEITYEAVARDLGYRYVPAREALGKTLAAN
- a CDS encoding PucR family transcriptional regulator yields the protein MPSYTDPFRGEFDSLEEFADRVSDVLRCPVTIEDANHRLIAYSAHDDYTDPARTATIISRRVPEKVINSLWKQGAIPALLKSREPVRVPPIEDVGLGSRVAVSIWKNDEVIGFIWVLETNRTLSPEEMEWLKLAAKAAKNKVLQLYMRKNKKEERVQELFWKLLTGHIATEDEIRAHLAAMQITAAPQFAVVVFRFAADLTAEMERQISYLLQTTQQLSLLLYTTDGRDVILLAAPKTDQPLKELNAFIESFSAKMKERFHIHDVQSGFGGVYESYRLIEKSYREALAVLALKEKFGSEIKAVYGYAQLGIYQFFDFLLEQKRQGEWTNPALAKLHMYDQRHHSDLVKTFETFFDHNENVQETADALNVHPNTLAYRLKRIADIAELDLHDMNQKIKLYIDIKLAKYEAHN
- a CDS encoding GntR family transcriptional regulator; protein product: MSQAQPDRSAPFYEQIYHLLRKKILQGEFKPGQRIYEAKLARELNVSRSPVREAVRALEKEGLLQIDHKSRITVYEPTMRNVEEIYQCRMSLESLAVKLACERLSASQLDEIEEVLRQTEQSIIIGDLESVIAFNVQFHDFIVLFSGNSELGKLLGGLRSLTYYYRTLNVYGPGRANQILEEHKQIFSKMKERKADEAAETMKVHIQHDLLHLKNLLTKESQQARGKKP
- a CDS encoding tartrate dehydrogenase; this translates as MKKWEIAVIPGDGIGKEVVPAALDVLQAVADVHGGIAFSFIEFSWSCDYYVEHGQMMPDDGLSTLRNFDAIFLGAVGNPKLVPDHISLWGLLLKIRREFEQVINIRPAKYFRGLSSPLAEPRDFDFIVVRENSEGEYSEVGGRIHRGDDEIAIQNAVFTRKGTERAMRYAFELARKRKGHVTSATKSNGIFHTMPFWDEVFADVKRDYPDVATASYHIDALAAFFVTRPHTFDVVVASNLFGDILTDLGGAIMGSIGIAPAANINVNGNYPSMFEPVHGSAPDIYGKGIANPIGQIWTAKLMLDHFGEEELGALLLRVVEDVTADGVKTPDLGGTAATKEVAAEICRRLREHA
- a CDS encoding PTS sugar transporter subunit IIA gives rise to the protein MFKKWFGKQPPKEETIVAPLSGTIVPLEDVPDPVFAQKMMGDGIAIDPTDGDVVAPVDGEIIQLFPTKHAIGLRSEAGVELLIHVGIDTVSMNGEGFTAYVKAGDRVKRGERLLSVDLSLVRDKAKSAVTPIIITNGDALAYLEKKAEASATKGETILLHVQTK
- a CDS encoding PRD domain-containing protein, which encodes MAFRIHRILNNNAAVVIDEGKEKIVMGPGIAFQKRKNDLISPDRIEKIFVMEEENERFQQLLRTLPEEHIDIAEEIISYAEGKLQAPLSDHIHIALTDHLSFAIERLKQGYRIQNKLLGEIKVLYKAEYDIGLWAKQLIKERLGIEVPDDEAAHIALHIHTAKMDAASMNKTLRETTLIHELVDLIQTELGISIDEESISYQRLLTHLRFALSRIENGESIHSMDEEMLALIQTKYASEWACAQKAAEYAEKEYGIRFPEEELAYIALHIQRLRKR
- a CDS encoding sucrose-specific PTS transporter subunit IIBC, yielding MNYEHIARQLIPLLGGKENIISATHCATRLRLVLKDDQKADAKAIENVEGVKGAFSSSGQFQIIFGTGVVNKVYEAFAREAGVPQGGADVHQEAIKRKMNPLARFAKTLSNIFVPIIPAIVASGLLMGLLGMMKAFKWVAADSALYILLDMFSSAAFIILPILIGFSAAKEFGGTPFLGAVIGGIMTHPALLNPWGLAEAKPNYMEFLGFDIAMVGYQGTVVPILLATYVMSKIERGLRKVVPDAVSLLVVPFMTVILTGFITMLAIGPLGNLLGDGITTVLNFVYHYGGALAGLIFGGLYSMIVITGVHHSFHAIEANLLAKLGVNYLLPIWSMANVAQGGAGLAVFVKSKRAKTKEIALPAALSAFLGITEPVIFGVNLKYRKPFIAAAIGGALGGAYVVFMNVVANAYGLTGIPMIAIVAPQGLTNVMHYLIGFAIAVVSAFVATLLLKFREEE